The proteins below come from a single Thermopolyspora flexuosa genomic window:
- a CDS encoding TIGR03560 family F420-dependent LLM class oxidoreductase, with translation MRFGIKTRPEHQTWKQILDVWVAADDIPIFESAWNWDHFYPLTGDINGPNLEGWTSLAALAQATKRIRVGVQVTGMIYRHPAVLANMAATVDIISNGRLELGLGAGWFQPECDAYGIPLPPLKERFDRFEEGVQIVRSLLDNEYTDFKGTFFTLTNARCEPKPVQQPVPITIGGRGPKRTLLAAAKWAKQWNAITQTPEQWASLKKVLVEHCEAIGRDPATIDCSANIMVPADGEFGPMLELVAAYREAGADIAIMNLPHGAPPSILEPLAAALEDYR, from the coding sequence ATGCGGTTCGGCATCAAGACGCGCCCCGAGCACCAGACCTGGAAGCAAATCCTCGACGTGTGGGTCGCGGCCGACGACATCCCCATCTTCGAGAGCGCCTGGAACTGGGACCACTTCTATCCGCTCACCGGCGACATCAACGGGCCCAACCTGGAGGGCTGGACCTCGCTCGCCGCGCTCGCCCAGGCGACCAAGCGCATCCGGGTCGGCGTCCAGGTGACCGGCATGATCTACCGGCACCCGGCGGTGCTCGCGAACATGGCCGCCACCGTCGACATCATCAGCAACGGCCGCCTCGAGCTCGGCCTCGGCGCCGGGTGGTTCCAGCCCGAGTGCGACGCGTACGGCATCCCGCTGCCGCCGCTGAAGGAGCGGTTCGACCGCTTCGAGGAGGGCGTGCAGATCGTGCGGAGCCTGCTCGACAACGAGTACACCGACTTCAAGGGCACCTTCTTCACGCTCACCAACGCCCGCTGCGAGCCCAAGCCGGTGCAGCAGCCGGTGCCGATCACGATCGGCGGCCGCGGGCCCAAGCGCACCCTGCTCGCCGCGGCCAAGTGGGCCAAGCAGTGGAACGCGATCACCCAGACCCCCGAGCAGTGGGCCTCGCTCAAGAAGGTGCTGGTCGAGCACTGTGAGGCGATCGGCCGGGACCCGGCGACGATCGACTGCTCGGCGAACATCATGGTGCCCGCCGACGGCGAGTTCGGCCCGATGCTCGAGCTCGTCGCCGCCTACCGCGAGGCCGGCGCGGACATCGCGATCATGAACCTGCCGCACGGCGCCCCGCCGTCGATCCTCGAGCCGCTCGCCGCGGCCCT
- a CDS encoding Gfo/Idh/MocA family oxidoreductase, protein MRIALAGAGAFGIKHLDALKNIEDVTVTSIVSRRIEQAREVAEKYGVPHASTDLDEVLARDDVDAVILCTPTQLHASQAIAAMRAGKHVQVEIPLADSWADAQEVERVQKETGLVCMVGHTRRFNPSHQWIRQRILAGELSIQQLNVQTYFFRRTNMNALGQPRSWTDHLLWHHAAHTVDLFQYQTGEKVTIANAIQGPKHPELGIAMDMSIQLRSETGKICTLSLSFNNDGPLGTFFRYICDNGTYIARYDDLVTGRDEVVDVSKVAVSTNGVELQDREFIAAIREGREPNASVSQVLPCYQVLGELEKQLEGQE, encoded by the coding sequence ATGCGTATCGCACTCGCCGGAGCCGGCGCGTTCGGCATCAAGCACCTCGACGCCCTCAAGAACATCGAGGACGTGACCGTCACCTCCATCGTCAGCCGCCGCATCGAGCAGGCCCGGGAGGTGGCCGAGAAGTACGGCGTGCCGCACGCCTCGACCGATCTCGACGAGGTGCTCGCCCGCGACGACGTCGACGCCGTGATCCTCTGTACGCCGACCCAGCTCCACGCCTCGCAGGCGATCGCGGCGATGCGGGCCGGCAAGCACGTCCAGGTGGAGATCCCGCTGGCGGACTCGTGGGCCGACGCCCAGGAGGTGGAGCGGGTCCAGAAGGAGACCGGGCTGGTCTGCATGGTCGGCCACACCCGGCGGTTCAACCCGTCCCACCAGTGGATCCGGCAGCGCATCCTCGCCGGTGAGCTGTCCATCCAGCAGCTCAACGTGCAGACGTACTTCTTCCGCCGCACCAACATGAACGCGCTCGGCCAGCCGCGGAGCTGGACCGACCACCTGCTGTGGCACCACGCGGCGCACACGGTCGACCTGTTCCAGTACCAGACCGGGGAGAAGGTCACCATCGCGAACGCGATCCAGGGCCCCAAGCACCCCGAGCTCGGCATCGCGATGGACATGTCGATCCAGCTGCGCAGCGAGACCGGCAAGATCTGCACGCTGTCGCTGAGCTTCAACAACGACGGCCCGCTCGGCACGTTCTTCCGCTACATCTGCGACAACGGCACCTACATCGCCCGGTACGACGACCTGGTCACCGGCCGGGACGAGGTGGTCGACGTGTCGAAGGTCGCCGTCTCCACCAACGGCGTCGAGCTCCAGGACCGCGAGTTCATCGCCGCGATCCGGGAGGGCCGCGAGCCCAACGCGTCGGTCTCCCAGGTGCTTCCCTGCTACCAGGTGCTCGGCGAGCTGGAGAAGCAGCTCGAGGGGCAGGAGTAG
- a CDS encoding class III extradiol dioxygenase subunit beta — MARITAGVTTSHVPAIGAAMDLGKTEEDYWKPVFAGYEWTRQWAKENPPDVVVLCYNDHGSAMSLKMIPTFAIGIADQFQPCDEGYGPRPVPVVEGHPDLAIHIAQSLILDEFDITMMNELEVDHGLTVPLSLVYGQVDKWPTKVIPIAVNVVTYPQPTGNRCLNLGKAIRRAVESFPEDLSVQVWGTGGMSHQIQGARAGLINKEWDHAFIERLLNDPEDLAKVPHIEYLREAGAEGIELIMWLIMRGALGDKVRELHRFYHVPASNTAVGHLVWEPAA; from the coding sequence ATGGCTCGTATCACCGCCGGCGTCACCACCAGCCACGTTCCCGCGATCGGCGCCGCGATGGACCTCGGCAAGACCGAGGAGGACTACTGGAAGCCGGTCTTCGCCGGGTACGAGTGGACCCGGCAGTGGGCCAAGGAGAACCCGCCGGACGTGGTCGTGCTCTGCTACAACGACCACGGCTCGGCGATGTCGCTGAAGATGATCCCCACGTTCGCGATCGGCATCGCGGACCAGTTCCAGCCCTGTGACGAGGGCTACGGGCCGCGGCCGGTCCCGGTCGTGGAGGGTCACCCCGACCTGGCGATCCACATCGCCCAGTCGCTGATCCTCGACGAGTTCGACATCACGATGATGAACGAGCTCGAGGTCGACCACGGCCTGACCGTGCCGCTCTCCCTGGTGTACGGCCAGGTCGACAAGTGGCCGACGAAGGTGATCCCGATCGCGGTCAACGTGGTGACCTACCCGCAGCCGACCGGTAACCGCTGCCTCAACCTCGGCAAGGCGATCCGCCGCGCCGTCGAGAGCTTCCCCGAGGACCTGTCGGTGCAGGTCTGGGGTACCGGTGGCATGAGCCACCAGATCCAGGGCGCCCGGGCCGGTCTCATCAACAAGGAGTGGGACCACGCCTTCATCGAGCGGCTGCTCAACGACCCCGAGGACCTGGCGAAGGTGCCGCACATCGAGTACCTGCGCGAGGCCGGGGCCGAGGGCATCGAGCTGATCATGTGGCTGATCATGCGGGGCGCGCTCGGCGACAAGGTGCGCGAGCTGCACCGCTTCTACCACGTGCCCGCGAGCAACACCGCCGTCGGCCACCTGGTCTGGGAGCCCGCCGCCTGA
- the ligA gene encoding protocatechuate 4,5-dioxygenase subunit alpha: MIDYSEIDDIPGTTIFTADRARKGYHLNEFCMSLMKAENRERFKANERAYLDEWPMTEEQKQAVLDRDYSRLLELGGNIYFLAKLFASDGLSYVQAVSTMTGMSVEEYQKMMLAGGRNIEGWRSKSKGI, encoded by the coding sequence ATGATCGACTACTCCGAAATCGATGACATCCCCGGGACGACGATCTTCACCGCGGACCGCGCCCGCAAGGGGTACCACCTCAACGAGTTCTGCATGAGCCTGATGAAGGCCGAGAACCGTGAGCGGTTCAAGGCGAACGAGCGGGCGTACCTCGACGAGTGGCCGATGACCGAGGAGCAGAAGCAGGCGGTCCTCGACCGCGACTACAGCAGGCTCCTCGAGCTCGGGGGCAACATCTACTTCCTGGCGAAGCTGTTCGCCAGCGACGGCCTCAGCTACGTGCAGGCCGTGAGCACCATGACCGGCATGTCGGTCGAGGAGTACCAGAAGATGATGCTGGCCGGCGGCCGCAACATCGAGGGTTGGCGTTCCAAGAGCAAGGGGATCTGA
- a CDS encoding amidohydrolase family protein — MPKFTPDPDWLPYHPNPTKPTYTPPPGAVDAHCHVFGPGDVFPYAPERKYTPVDAGKEELFKLREFLGFERCVIVQATCHGADNSAMVDALRSSNDTARGVATVRPEVSDAELAEMHEAGVRGVRFNFVKRLVDPKPDDYYRRIVDRIAPLGWHVVIYFEPADLAERWDLFTSLPVTVVVDHMGRPDVTKPVDGEEFGLFLRFMDENPNVWSKVSCPERLSKEGPPHYSDVRPFARTVVERFPDRVLWGTDWPHPNMKSHMPDDGHLVDVIPHIAPTEELRRKLLVDNPTRLYWES; from the coding sequence ATGCCGAAGTTCACCCCCGACCCGGACTGGCTTCCCTACCACCCGAACCCGACGAAGCCGACATACACCCCGCCGCCGGGGGCGGTGGACGCCCACTGCCACGTGTTCGGGCCCGGCGACGTGTTCCCGTACGCGCCGGAGCGCAAGTACACCCCGGTCGACGCGGGCAAGGAGGAGCTGTTCAAGCTCCGTGAGTTCCTCGGCTTCGAGCGCTGCGTGATCGTCCAGGCCACCTGCCACGGCGCGGACAACTCGGCGATGGTCGACGCGCTGCGCTCCTCGAACGACACCGCGCGCGGCGTGGCCACGGTCCGCCCCGAGGTATCGGACGCCGAGCTCGCCGAGATGCACGAGGCGGGCGTGCGCGGCGTGCGGTTCAACTTCGTCAAGCGGCTCGTCGACCCCAAGCCGGACGACTACTACCGCCGCATCGTCGACCGCATCGCCCCGCTCGGCTGGCACGTGGTCATCTACTTCGAGCCCGCCGACCTGGCCGAGCGGTGGGACCTGTTCACGTCGCTTCCGGTCACCGTGGTCGTCGATCACATGGGTCGGCCGGACGTGACCAAGCCGGTGGACGGCGAGGAGTTCGGCCTGTTCCTCCGGTTCATGGACGAGAACCCGAACGTGTGGAGCAAGGTGAGCTGCCCCGAACGCCTCTCCAAGGAAGGGCCGCCGCACTACTCCGACGTGCGGCCCTTCGCCCGCACGGTCGTGGAGCGGTTCCCCGACCGGGTGCTGTGGGGCACCGACTGGCCCCACCCCAACATGAAGAGCCATATGCCCGATGACGGCCACCTGGTCGATGTCATCCCGCATATCGCGCCGACCGAGGAGCTGCGGCGGAAGCTCCTGGTCGACAACCCGACCCGCCTGTACTGGGAGAGTTAG